In the Papio anubis isolate 15944 chromosome 15, Panubis1.0, whole genome shotgun sequence genome, one interval contains:
- the SKA3 gene encoding spindle and kinetochore-associated protein 3 isoform X1 yields the protein MNHTSEEATDTESRPSDNVFATPGSTIQQLEKSDAEYTNSPLVPTFCTPGLKIPSTKNSIALVSTNYPLSKINSSPNDLEVKDHASLVLNSDTCFENLTDPSSPTISSYENLLRTPTPPEVTKIPEDILQLLSKYNTNLATPVAIKAVPPSKRFLKHGQNIRDVSNKENW from the exons ATGAACCACACCAGTGAGGAGGCCACAGATACAGAATCCAGGCCCAGTGATAATGTTTTTGCCACTCCCGGCTCCACTATCCAGCAGCTGGAAAAAAGTG ATGCCGAGTATACCAATTCTCCTTTGGTACCTACATTCTGTACTCCTGGTTTGAAAATTCCATCTACAAAGAACAGCATAGCTTTG gTATCTACAAATTACccattatcaaaaataaatagttCACCCAATGATTTGGAAGTTAAAGATCATGCTTCGTTGGTTTTAAATTCAGACACATGCTTTGAGAATTTAACAGATCCCTCTTCACCTACGATTTCTTCTTATGAGAATCTGCTCAGAACACCTACGCCTCCAGAAGTAACTAAAATTCCAGAAGATATTCTCCAG cttttatcaAAATACAACACAAACCTAGCTACTCCAGTAGCAATTAAAGCAGTGCCACCCAGTAAAAGGTTCCTTAAACATGGACAGAACATCCGAGATGTCAGCAACAAAGAAAACTGGTGA
- the SKA3 gene encoding spindle and kinetochore-associated protein 3 isoform X2, with amino-acid sequence MNHTSEEATDTESRPSDNVFATPGSTIQQLEKSDAEYTNSPLVPTFCTPGLKIPSTKNSIALVSTNYPLSKINSSPNDLEVKDHASLVLNSDTCFENLTDPSSPTISSYENLLRTPTPPEVTKIPEDILQLLSKYNTNLATPVAIKAVPPSKRFLKHGQNIRDVSNKEN; translated from the exons ATGAACCACACCAGTGAGGAGGCCACAGATACAGAATCCAGGCCCAGTGATAATGTTTTTGCCACTCCCGGCTCCACTATCCAGCAGCTGGAAAAAAGTG ATGCCGAGTATACCAATTCTCCTTTGGTACCTACATTCTGTACTCCTGGTTTGAAAATTCCATCTACAAAGAACAGCATAGCTTTG gTATCTACAAATTACccattatcaaaaataaatagttCACCCAATGATTTGGAAGTTAAAGATCATGCTTCGTTGGTTTTAAATTCAGACACATGCTTTGAGAATTTAACAGATCCCTCTTCACCTACGATTTCTTCTTATGAGAATCTGCTCAGAACACCTACGCCTCCAGAAGTAACTAAAATTCCAGAAGATATTCTCCAG cttttatcaAAATACAACACAAACCTAGCTACTCCAGTAGCAATTAAAGCAGTGCCACCCAGTAAAAGGTTCCTTAAACATGGACAGAACATCCGAGATGTCAGCAACAAAGAAAACTG A